One window of the Nicotiana tabacum cultivar K326 chromosome 4, ASM71507v2, whole genome shotgun sequence genome contains the following:
- the LOC107790521 gene encoding uncharacterized protein LOC107790521 gives MALQWMILTYVVAAEAAVAILLTLPSPKAIKSRIVSLISLTLQPSLFIVPFAGFQLLDIYWKNEHRLMCTGEICTAAERNRYEKSIYKAQRNAILCLAACLLYWCIYRVCKYYKEIQSVEEVEKRLKDE, from the exons ATGGCGTTGCAGTGGATGATACTGACGTACGTGGTGGCGGCAGAGGCTGCCGTAGCAATTCTCCTGACATTGCCCTCTCCAAAAGCAATCAAATCTCGTATCGTTTCATTAATTTCGCTCACCCTTCAACCTTCACTTTTCATCGTCCCCTTCGCCGGTTTTCAGCTCCTCG atATATATTGGAAAAATGAGCATCGGTTGATGTGCACGGGGGAGATCTGCACTGCTGCCGAGAGAAACCGCTACGAGAAATCC ATTTACAAGGCTCAAAGAAATGCTATTCTGTGTCTGGCAGCATGCCTTCTCTACTG GTGTATCTATCGTGTCTGCAAGTACTATAAGGAGATTCAGAGCGTTGAGGAGGTGGAAAAGAGACTCAAGGACGAGTAG
- the LOC107790522 gene encoding protein VACUOLELESS GAMETOPHYTES-like isoform X2 — MGRLKLNSDPNLSLKHFSHPHELELCTQLQNPTPCSGCKLPPLAQMYMCKPCNFTLHLSCTQFPEQISHPSHPDHPLALLPTSKYPGGLFNCDACNHRGDGFSYHCSDCEYDLHVICASRPLKITHQLHQCQLELTFKNPYTDAKGFSCDVCHKIGVKQWLYRCSSCDFDVHLDCSTSASISAVQGPTILQHHHSFPGATSSHNQFQQAPMAAQMRPNQFMHSASTGATGNQSPQTPIFTGHVLQNQNMQGQTMI, encoded by the exons ATGGGGAGGCTGAAGTTGAACAGTGATCCAAATCTAAGCCTCAAGCACTTCAGTCATCCACATGAATTAGAGCTATGCACCCAACTCCAGAATCCTACACCTTGTTCAGGATGCAAACTCCCACCATTAGCCCAAATGTACATGTGCAAACCGTGCAACTTCACTCTCCATTTAAGCTGCACTCAATTCCCAGAGCAGATAAGCCACCCCTCACATCCTGACCACCCTCTAGCTCTCCTCCCGACATCCAAATACCCCGGTGGCCTTTTCAACTGTGATGCCTGCAACCACCGCGGAGATGGATTCAGCTACCATTGCAGTGACTGTGAATATGATCTCCATGTGATCTGTGCATCAAGACCCCTCAAGATTACACACCAATTGCATCAATGCCAGCTGGAACTTACCTTCAAGAATCCTTACACTGATGCCAAAGGCTTCTCTTGCGATGTGTGCCACAAGATTGGAGTCAAGCAGTGGCTTTATAGATGCAGCAGTTGCGACTTTGATGTTCATTTGGATTGTTCAACTTCTGCTTCTATATCGGCAGTTCAAGGGCCAACCATCCTCCAGCACCACCACTCATTCCCTGGGGCGACTAGTTCACATAACCAGTTCCAGCAGGCTCCCATGGCTGCACAGATGAGGCCAAACCAGTTTATGCACAGTGCAAGTACTGGTGCAACTGGCAATCAGTCCCCGCAGACTCCCATATTTACCGGACATGTTTTGCAAAATCAGAACATGCAG GGACAAACAATGATTTGA
- the LOC107790522 gene encoding uncharacterized protein LOC107790522 isoform X1 has protein sequence MGRLKLNSDPNLSLKHFSHPHELELCTQLQNPTPCSGCKLPPLAQMYMCKPCNFTLHLSCTQFPEQISHPSHPDHPLALLPTSKYPGGLFNCDACNHRGDGFSYHCSDCEYDLHVICASRPLKITHQLHQCQLELTFKNPYTDAKGFSCDVCHKIGVKQWLYRCSSCDFDVHLDCSTSASISAVQGPTILQHHHSFPGATSSHNQFQQAPMAAQMRPNQFMHSASTGATGNQSPQTPIFTGHVLQNQNMQVSLGTGQARPNPLFHSASTGSIPQHQSLQPPRIQGQVRPNQYMLSPGTNNDLMNAAVQGRAEGAAQQVGQTIMQGIIGGDNNSDGNEGASTLGSIFGDLSQK, from the coding sequence ATGGGGAGGCTGAAGTTGAACAGTGATCCAAATCTAAGCCTCAAGCACTTCAGTCATCCACATGAATTAGAGCTATGCACCCAACTCCAGAATCCTACACCTTGTTCAGGATGCAAACTCCCACCATTAGCCCAAATGTACATGTGCAAACCGTGCAACTTCACTCTCCATTTAAGCTGCACTCAATTCCCAGAGCAGATAAGCCACCCCTCACATCCTGACCACCCTCTAGCTCTCCTCCCGACATCCAAATACCCCGGTGGCCTTTTCAACTGTGATGCCTGCAACCACCGCGGAGATGGATTCAGCTACCATTGCAGTGACTGTGAATATGATCTCCATGTGATCTGTGCATCAAGACCCCTCAAGATTACACACCAATTGCATCAATGCCAGCTGGAACTTACCTTCAAGAATCCTTACACTGATGCCAAAGGCTTCTCTTGCGATGTGTGCCACAAGATTGGAGTCAAGCAGTGGCTTTATAGATGCAGCAGTTGCGACTTTGATGTTCATTTGGATTGTTCAACTTCTGCTTCTATATCGGCAGTTCAAGGGCCAACCATCCTCCAGCACCACCACTCATTCCCTGGGGCGACTAGTTCACATAACCAGTTCCAGCAGGCTCCCATGGCTGCACAGATGAGGCCAAACCAGTTTATGCACAGTGCAAGTACTGGTGCAACTGGCAATCAGTCCCCGCAGACTCCCATATTTACCGGACATGTTTTGCAAAATCAGAACATGCAGGTTAGTCTGGGTACAGGCCAAGCGAGGCCAAACCCGTTATTCCATAGTGCAAGTACAGGTTCAATCCCTCAGCACCAATCCTTGCAACCTCCTCGAATTCAAGGACAGGTGAGGCCTAACCAATACATGCTGTCTCCAGGGACAAACAATGATTTGATGAATGCTGCAGTTCAAGGACGCGCGGAAGGTGCAGCTCAGCAGGTTGGTCAAACAATCATGCAGGGGATCATAGGTGGTGATAACAACAGTGATGGGAATGAAGGAGCTTCAACTCTGGGAAGCATTTTTGGTGACTTGTCGCAGAAATAA
- the LOC107790523 gene encoding large ribosomal subunit protein uL29c, whose protein sequence is MMSLSIATPSSVTFTSKINLSKSSFNGIRIAQFCPVNHARTANYMTSSSMGLVVKMAKREEELKEIRTKTTEELQEEIVDLKGELFMLRLQRSARNEFKSSEFLRMRKRIARMLTVKRERELEEGINKRISRKLDRKWKKSIVPRPPPSLKKLQEEEAAAEAKESA, encoded by the exons ATGATGAGCCTCTCCATTGCCACTCCTTCAAGTGTCACTTTTACTTCCAAAATAAACCTCTCGAAATCTTCATTTAATGGCATTCGAATTGCTCAATTCTGTCCGGTTAATCATGCTCGAACCGCTAACTATATGACTTCTTCGTCAATGGGATTGGTGGTGAAGATGGCGAAGAGGGAAGAGGAATTGAAGGAAATAAGAACCAAAACTACAGAGGAGCTTCAGGAAGAGATTGTTGATCTTAAAGGAGAGCTCTTCATGCTTCGTCTTCAACGATCTGCTCGTAATGAGTTTAAGTCTAGCGAGTTCCTTCGAATGCGTAAAAGG ATTGCTCGGATGCTTACTGTTAAACGGGAGCGTGAGTTGGAAGAAGGAATTAACAAAAGGATATCTAGGAAGCTTGATCGGAAATGGAAGAAAAGCATTGTTCCTAGACCACCTCCTTCTTTGAAGAAATTGCAAGAGGAAGAGGCAGCTGCAGAAGCTAAGGAATCTGCTTGA